One window of the Pempheris klunzingeri isolate RE-2024b chromosome 10, fPemKlu1.hap1, whole genome shotgun sequence genome contains the following:
- the nmi gene encoding N-myc-interactor isoform X1 — MMDGGLEEGGSQFEEAKKELETWKIKAEKADDVKARLILEKLEQDEAKMKAQQEMVACAKKQEECQNKFKQSMKALQNESLTFDKRRQDLLGKLRRCKAELEAKRAKSAQLKQKFKIHAQIPDTEVEFRAQIEEEREDDSQSIRGVFAISQRPTVLLGGGQALITFEEEKVASQLLKIAKCSVSCDNITLDVTPKTITMDPAVKFEVQLDVSRRELKVSNIPLSMPEDRMKDRLEMSFSRPSRGGGEVESVEYDKNTGKGQITFLHPGVAKSLAMKGKYHVDLDSRVTVKVGPIYKYQLCKFQTFCGSPKRTILLDGIKDLEDEEALQDYLEIHFQKPNNYGGEIDSIKYVSRGTVLQAFFLCEDMAEIDN, encoded by the exons ATG ATGGACGGTGGTCTGGAAGAGGGAGGCAGTCAATTCGAGGAGGCCAAGAAAGAGCTGGAGACATGGAAG ATTAAAGCTGAGAAAGCTGATGATGTGAAAGCCAGGCTTATACTGGAAAAACTAGAACAAGATGAAGCCAAAATGAAGGCCCAGCAGGAGATGGTGGCTTGTGCCAAAAAGCAAGAGGAGTGTCAGAACAAATTCAAACAAAGCATGAAAGCACTGCAG AATGAAAGCCTGACGTTTGATAAGCGCAGACAGGACTTGCTGGGCAAACTGAGGAGATGTAAAGCTGAACTGGAGGCCAAGAGGGCAAAGTCTGCCCAACTAAAGCAGAAATTCAAG ATTCATGCCCAGATTCCAGATACAGAGGTGGAGTTCAGAGCTCAGAttgaagaggagagggaggatgatAGTCAGTCAATCAGAGGAGTGTTTGCCATCAGCCAGAGACCCACTGTGCTCCTGGGTGGAGGACAGGCGCTAATCACCTTTGAAGAAGAGAAAG TGGCCTCTCAGCTCCTGAAGATTGCCAAGTGCTCTGTGTCCTGTGACAATATTACCTTAGATGTGACACCAAAGACAATAACCATGGATCCTGCTGTTAAGTTTGAG GTCCAGCTTGATGTTTCCAGAAGGGAGCTCAAGGTTTCCAACATACCCCTTTCCATGCCAGAGGACAGAATGAAGGACCGACTGGAGATGAGTTTCTCCAGgcccagcagaggaggaggagaggtggagagtgTGGAGTATGATAAGAACACTGGGAAGGGACAAATCACCTTTCTCCACCCTGGAG ttgCTAAGAGCCTGGCCATGAAAGGGAAGTACCATGTGGATCTAGACTCTAGGGTGACTGTGAAGGTTGGACCCATTTACAAATACCAGCTGTGCAAATTTCAG ACCTTCTGTGGCTCTCCAAAGCGAACCATCCTCCTGGATGGCATCAAGGACCTAGAAGACGAGGAGGCCTTACAAGACTACCTGGAGATCCACTTTCAGAAGCCCAATAACTATGGTGGTGAGATAGACAGCATCAAGTATGTCTCCAGGGGCACGGTGTTGCAGGCCTTTTTTCTCTGTGAGGACATGGCAGAGATAGACAACTGA
- the nmi gene encoding N-myc-interactor isoform X2: protein MDGGLEEGGSQFEEAKKELETWKIKAEKADDVKARLILEKLEQDEAKMKAQQEMVACAKKQEECQNKFKQSMKALQNESLTFDKRRQDLLGKLRRCKAELEAKRAKSAQLKQKFKIHAQIPDTEVEFRAQIEEEREDDSQSIRGVFAISQRPTVLLGGGQALITFEEEKVASQLLKIAKCSVSCDNITLDVTPKTITMDPAVKFEVQLDVSRRELKVSNIPLSMPEDRMKDRLEMSFSRPSRGGGEVESVEYDKNTGKGQITFLHPGVAKSLAMKGKYHVDLDSRVTVKVGPIYKYQLCKFQTFCGSPKRTILLDGIKDLEDEEALQDYLEIHFQKPNNYGGEIDSIKYVSRGTVLQAFFLCEDMAEIDN, encoded by the exons ATGGACGGTGGTCTGGAAGAGGGAGGCAGTCAATTCGAGGAGGCCAAGAAAGAGCTGGAGACATGGAAG ATTAAAGCTGAGAAAGCTGATGATGTGAAAGCCAGGCTTATACTGGAAAAACTAGAACAAGATGAAGCCAAAATGAAGGCCCAGCAGGAGATGGTGGCTTGTGCCAAAAAGCAAGAGGAGTGTCAGAACAAATTCAAACAAAGCATGAAAGCACTGCAG AATGAAAGCCTGACGTTTGATAAGCGCAGACAGGACTTGCTGGGCAAACTGAGGAGATGTAAAGCTGAACTGGAGGCCAAGAGGGCAAAGTCTGCCCAACTAAAGCAGAAATTCAAG ATTCATGCCCAGATTCCAGATACAGAGGTGGAGTTCAGAGCTCAGAttgaagaggagagggaggatgatAGTCAGTCAATCAGAGGAGTGTTTGCCATCAGCCAGAGACCCACTGTGCTCCTGGGTGGAGGACAGGCGCTAATCACCTTTGAAGAAGAGAAAG TGGCCTCTCAGCTCCTGAAGATTGCCAAGTGCTCTGTGTCCTGTGACAATATTACCTTAGATGTGACACCAAAGACAATAACCATGGATCCTGCTGTTAAGTTTGAG GTCCAGCTTGATGTTTCCAGAAGGGAGCTCAAGGTTTCCAACATACCCCTTTCCATGCCAGAGGACAGAATGAAGGACCGACTGGAGATGAGTTTCTCCAGgcccagcagaggaggaggagaggtggagagtgTGGAGTATGATAAGAACACTGGGAAGGGACAAATCACCTTTCTCCACCCTGGAG ttgCTAAGAGCCTGGCCATGAAAGGGAAGTACCATGTGGATCTAGACTCTAGGGTGACTGTGAAGGTTGGACCCATTTACAAATACCAGCTGTGCAAATTTCAG ACCTTCTGTGGCTCTCCAAAGCGAACCATCCTCCTGGATGGCATCAAGGACCTAGAAGACGAGGAGGCCTTACAAGACTACCTGGAGATCCACTTTCAGAAGCCCAATAACTATGGTGGTGAGATAGACAGCATCAAGTATGTCTCCAGGGGCACGGTGTTGCAGGCCTTTTTTCTCTGTGAGGACATGGCAGAGATAGACAACTGA